In Rutidosis leptorrhynchoides isolate AG116_Rl617_1_P2 chromosome 2, CSIRO_AGI_Rlap_v1, whole genome shotgun sequence, one genomic interval encodes:
- the LOC139892715 gene encoding WD-40 repeat-containing protein MSI4-like isoform X2, with translation MQLQWGPLLEQATYKNRQRLYLSEQTDGSVPNTLVIANCEIVKPRVAAAEHIAQFNEEARSPFVKKFKTIIHPGEVNRIRELPQNSKIVATHTDSPDVLIWDVEAQPNRHAVLGATESHPDLILTGHQENAEFALAMCQSEPFVLSGGKDKSVVLWSIHDHISTLATDSAAGSNGGKSPKADDKPTESPKVQARGVFQGHQDTVEDVQFCPSSAQEFCSVGDDSCLILWDARTGFSPVVKVEKAHDADLHCVDWNPIDENFILTGSADNTVRLFDRRSLTSNGVGSPVHIFKNHSAAVLCVQWSPDKSSIFGSSAEDGVLNIWDNNKVGERSGPASKFAPGLLFRHSGHRDKVVDFHWNSHDPWTIVSVSDDGESTGGGGTLQIWRMIDLIHRPQDEVINELEKFKSHILTCATP, from the exons ATGCAATTGCA ATGGGGACCACTGCTAGAACAAGCTACTTACAAAAATCGCCAACGACTCTATCTTTCAGAACAG ACTGATGGGAGCGTTCCAAACACACTTGTTATAGCAAATTGTGAAATTGTTAAACCAAGAGTTGCAGCTGCTGAACATATTGCACAG TTCAATGAAGAAGCACGATCTCCCTTTGTAAAGAAGTTCAAAACCATTATTCATCCTGGTGAG GTGAATCGCATCAGAGAGCTTCCTCAGAACAGCAAAATAGTAGCCACACACACCGACAGTCCTGAT GTACTTATCTGGGATGTTGAAGCTCAGCCCAATCGACATGCTGTCCTGGGAGCCACAGAGTCCCACCCTGATCTG ATATTGACGGGTCACCAAGAAAATGCTGAATTTGCACTTGCTATGTGCCAAAGTGAACCCTTTGTACTCTCTGGAG GCAAGGACAAGTCAGTTGTGTTGTGGAGTATTCATGATCATATATCGACTCTGGCAACAGATTCCGCTGCAGGATCTAATGGTGGTAAAAGCCCAAAGGCTGATGATAAACCTACCGAGAGCCCTAAAGTTCAAGCAAGAGGCGTCTTTCAAGGGCATCAGGATACTGTTGAGGATGTACAATTCTGCCCGTCTAG TGCGCAAGAGTTTTGTAGTGTTGGTGATGATTCTTGTCTTATTCTATGGGATGCGAGAACCGGGTTTTCCCCAGTTGTCAAG GTCGAGAAAGCTCATGATGCTGATCTCCACTGTGTTGATTGGAATCCCATTGATGAAAATTTCATTTTGACGGG ATCGGCTGATAACACCGTTCGCTTGTTTGATCGTCGAAGTCTGACTTCTAATGGCGTTGGATCACCCGTACACATATTTAAGAACCACAGCGCAGCTGTTCTTTGCGTACAG TGGTCTCCTGACAAATCGTCTATTTTTGGAAGTTCGGCCGAGGATGGTGTGTTGAACATCTGGGATAACAATAAG GTTGGTGAACGTTCGGGTCCGGCCTCGAAGTTTGCACCTGGACTTTTGTTCCGTCACTCTGGGCACAG GGATAAGGTGGTCGATTTTCACTGGAACTCACATGATCCATGGACTATTGTGAGCGTATCTGACGATGGTGAAAGCACGGGTGGCGGTGGAACTCTCCAG ATATGGAGGATGATTGATTTGATCCATAGGCCACAAGATGAGGTTATCAACGAGCTAGAGAAATTTAAGTCGCACATCCTCACTTGTGCGACTCCATAG
- the LOC139892715 gene encoding WD-40 repeat-containing protein MSI4-like isoform X1, whose translation MKKDRGGKGGSEASSVNERYTQWKSLVPILYDWLANHNLLWPSLSCRWGPLLEQATYKNRQRLYLSEQTDGSVPNTLVIANCEIVKPRVAAAEHIAQFNEEARSPFVKKFKTIIHPGEVNRIRELPQNSKIVATHTDSPDVLIWDVEAQPNRHAVLGATESHPDLILTGHQENAEFALAMCQSEPFVLSGGKDKSVVLWSIHDHISTLATDSAAGSNGGKSPKADDKPTESPKVQARGVFQGHQDTVEDVQFCPSSAQEFCSVGDDSCLILWDARTGFSPVVKVEKAHDADLHCVDWNPIDENFILTGSADNTVRLFDRRSLTSNGVGSPVHIFKNHSAAVLCVQWSPDKSSIFGSSAEDGVLNIWDNNKVGERSGPASKFAPGLLFRHSGHRDKVVDFHWNSHDPWTIVSVSDDGESTGGGGTLQIWRMIDLIHRPQDEVINELEKFKSHILTCATP comes from the exons ATGAAGAAGGATCGAGGTGGAAAAGGAGGAAGTGAGGCATCATCAGTGAACGAGCGTTACACACAATGGAAGTCTTTGGTCCCAATTCTCTACGATTGGCTCGCTAACCACAACCTTCTTTGGCCTTCACTTTCTTGCAG ATGGGGACCACTGCTAGAACAAGCTACTTACAAAAATCGCCAACGACTCTATCTTTCAGAACAG ACTGATGGGAGCGTTCCAAACACACTTGTTATAGCAAATTGTGAAATTGTTAAACCAAGAGTTGCAGCTGCTGAACATATTGCACAG TTCAATGAAGAAGCACGATCTCCCTTTGTAAAGAAGTTCAAAACCATTATTCATCCTGGTGAG GTGAATCGCATCAGAGAGCTTCCTCAGAACAGCAAAATAGTAGCCACACACACCGACAGTCCTGAT GTACTTATCTGGGATGTTGAAGCTCAGCCCAATCGACATGCTGTCCTGGGAGCCACAGAGTCCCACCCTGATCTG ATATTGACGGGTCACCAAGAAAATGCTGAATTTGCACTTGCTATGTGCCAAAGTGAACCCTTTGTACTCTCTGGAG GCAAGGACAAGTCAGTTGTGTTGTGGAGTATTCATGATCATATATCGACTCTGGCAACAGATTCCGCTGCAGGATCTAATGGTGGTAAAAGCCCAAAGGCTGATGATAAACCTACCGAGAGCCCTAAAGTTCAAGCAAGAGGCGTCTTTCAAGGGCATCAGGATACTGTTGAGGATGTACAATTCTGCCCGTCTAG TGCGCAAGAGTTTTGTAGTGTTGGTGATGATTCTTGTCTTATTCTATGGGATGCGAGAACCGGGTTTTCCCCAGTTGTCAAG GTCGAGAAAGCTCATGATGCTGATCTCCACTGTGTTGATTGGAATCCCATTGATGAAAATTTCATTTTGACGGG ATCGGCTGATAACACCGTTCGCTTGTTTGATCGTCGAAGTCTGACTTCTAATGGCGTTGGATCACCCGTACACATATTTAAGAACCACAGCGCAGCTGTTCTTTGCGTACAG TGGTCTCCTGACAAATCGTCTATTTTTGGAAGTTCGGCCGAGGATGGTGTGTTGAACATCTGGGATAACAATAAG GTTGGTGAACGTTCGGGTCCGGCCTCGAAGTTTGCACCTGGACTTTTGTTCCGTCACTCTGGGCACAG GGATAAGGTGGTCGATTTTCACTGGAACTCACATGATCCATGGACTATTGTGAGCGTATCTGACGATGGTGAAAGCACGGGTGGCGGTGGAACTCTCCAG ATATGGAGGATGATTGATTTGATCCATAGGCCACAAGATGAGGTTATCAACGAGCTAGAGAAATTTAAGTCGCACATCCTCACTTGTGCGACTCCATAG